In Malus sylvestris chromosome 16, drMalSylv7.2, whole genome shotgun sequence, the following are encoded in one genomic region:
- the LOC126608591 gene encoding uncharacterized protein LOC126608591 isoform X1 — MVSSSSTTSNFQLPFLCDDNQTNAIIDDFHQNPNSILSHGGHHQYYSQYYYSEDQQQQAPEFLEHDGMLLSYLLSQQQLLLGSFSTTTNVATDYNPTRAHESTEISIAASNSNKAMEVIHRDYEDGRNELTINTAAASKIKINNVKINGGGGGGEKKANVARKRASGKKDRHSKIYTAQGPRDRRMRLSVQIARKFFDLQDTLGFDKASKTIEWLFTKSKSAIKDLKQHLLVSPKEDYNSTNGGATAKVNSSENTTGEVASRIMEPSSSDANGDISVGFGREKRNRKLCVVARESRVEARARARERTREKMMRIRGFDQDHQHLTKQSPKHQEQQNPNELFETAGMMNSTMMSTNCRNDGQKIVGRTSSGCGGAQRSLLNFDFWRHVSEASGANSEDCGFPGNWGAINYTKNIITGNVLQVEQNPTSYPKQQNPRSIFGEGTQEQNPNSIFLTTFIKAQDP, encoded by the coding sequence ATGGTTTCTTCTAGCAGCACCACAAGTAATTTCCAGCTACCTTTTCTATGTGATGACAACCAGACAAATGCTATTATTGATGATTttcatcaaaaccctaattcaataTTATCACATGGTGGCCATCATCAATACTATTCACAGTACTACTACTCTGAAGACCAGCAGCAGCAGgcacctgagtttcttgagcaTGATGGAATGCTCTTGAGCTACTTGCTATCTCAACAGCAGCTcttgcttggcagcttcagtacTACTACTAATGTAGCGACTGATTACAACCCCACTCGAGCTCACGAGAGCACTGAAATTAGCATCGCGGCTTCAAATTCAAACAAAGCAATGGAGGTTATCCATCGTGACTATGAAGATGGTCGCAATGAGCTCACCATTAACACGGCTGCAGCTTCAAAGATTAAGATAAATAATGTGAAGATtaatggaggaggaggaggaggagagaaaaAGGCAAATGTTGCTCGAAAGAGAGCGAGTGGGAAAAAAGACAGACACAGCAAGATCTACACAGCTCAAGGCCCGAGAGACCGGAGAATGAGGCTGTCCGTCCAAATTGCCCGTAAGTTCTTTGATCTTCAAGACACGTTGGGATTTGACAAAGCCAGCAAAACAATTGAGTGGCTTTTCACAAAGTCCAAGAGCGCCATCAAGGACCTCAAGCAGCACCTCCTCGTCTCACCCAAGGAAGATTACAACAGCACAAATGGTGGTGCAACTGCAAAGGTGAATTCATCTGAGAATACTACCGGTGAAGTCGCATCGAGAATTATGGAGCCTAGTAGTAGTGATGCAAACGGTGACATTTCCGTTGGGTTCGGTAGAGAGAAAAGGAACAGGAAGTTGTGCGTGGTTGCGAGGGAATCAAGGGTGGaggcaagagcaagggcaaGGGAGAGAACAAGGGAGAAGATGATGAGGATCAGAGGGTTTGATCAAGATCATCAACATTTAACAAAGCAAAGTCCTAAGCATCAAGaacaacaaaaccctaatgaattgtTTGAAACAGCTGGAATGATGAACTCAACGATGATGAGCACTAATTGTCGCAACGATGGTCAGAAAATTGTGGGCAGAACAAGTAGTGgttgtggtggtgcacaaaGATCGTTgttgaattttgatttttggCGACATGTTTCAGAGGCAAGTGGAGCAAATTCCGAGGATTGTGGTTTTCCAGGGAATTGGGGAGCAATCAACTACACCAAGAATATTATTACAGGTAACGTGCTGCAAGTAGAGCAAAACCCTACCTCATACCCAAAACAACAGAACCCTAGATCAATTTTTGGGGAAGGTACACAAgagcaaaaccctaattcaattTTTCTCACCACCTTTATCAAGGCTCAAGACCCATAA
- the LOC126608591 gene encoding transcription factor TCP1-like isoform X2 encodes MLLSYLLSQQQLLLGSFSTTTNVATDYNPTRAHESTEISIAASNSNKAMEVIHRDYEDGRNELTINTAAASKIKINNVKINGGGGGGEKKANVARKRASGKKDRHSKIYTAQGPRDRRMRLSVQIARKFFDLQDTLGFDKASKTIEWLFTKSKSAIKDLKQHLLVSPKEDYNSTNGGATAKVNSSENTTGEVASRIMEPSSSDANGDISVGFGREKRNRKLCVVARESRVEARARARERTREKMMRIRGFDQDHQHLTKQSPKHQEQQNPNELFETAGMMNSTMMSTNCRNDGQKIVGRTSSGCGGAQRSLLNFDFWRHVSEASGANSEDCGFPGNWGAINYTKNIITGNVLQVEQNPTSYPKQQNPRSIFGEGTQEQNPNSIFLTTFIKAQDP; translated from the coding sequence ATGCTCTTGAGCTACTTGCTATCTCAACAGCAGCTcttgcttggcagcttcagtacTACTACTAATGTAGCGACTGATTACAACCCCACTCGAGCTCACGAGAGCACTGAAATTAGCATCGCGGCTTCAAATTCAAACAAAGCAATGGAGGTTATCCATCGTGACTATGAAGATGGTCGCAATGAGCTCACCATTAACACGGCTGCAGCTTCAAAGATTAAGATAAATAATGTGAAGATtaatggaggaggaggaggaggagagaaaaAGGCAAATGTTGCTCGAAAGAGAGCGAGTGGGAAAAAAGACAGACACAGCAAGATCTACACAGCTCAAGGCCCGAGAGACCGGAGAATGAGGCTGTCCGTCCAAATTGCCCGTAAGTTCTTTGATCTTCAAGACACGTTGGGATTTGACAAAGCCAGCAAAACAATTGAGTGGCTTTTCACAAAGTCCAAGAGCGCCATCAAGGACCTCAAGCAGCACCTCCTCGTCTCACCCAAGGAAGATTACAACAGCACAAATGGTGGTGCAACTGCAAAGGTGAATTCATCTGAGAATACTACCGGTGAAGTCGCATCGAGAATTATGGAGCCTAGTAGTAGTGATGCAAACGGTGACATTTCCGTTGGGTTCGGTAGAGAGAAAAGGAACAGGAAGTTGTGCGTGGTTGCGAGGGAATCAAGGGTGGaggcaagagcaagggcaaGGGAGAGAACAAGGGAGAAGATGATGAGGATCAGAGGGTTTGATCAAGATCATCAACATTTAACAAAGCAAAGTCCTAAGCATCAAGaacaacaaaaccctaatgaattgtTTGAAACAGCTGGAATGATGAACTCAACGATGATGAGCACTAATTGTCGCAACGATGGTCAGAAAATTGTGGGCAGAACAAGTAGTGgttgtggtggtgcacaaaGATCGTTgttgaattttgatttttggCGACATGTTTCAGAGGCAAGTGGAGCAAATTCCGAGGATTGTGGTTTTCCAGGGAATTGGGGAGCAATCAACTACACCAAGAATATTATTACAGGTAACGTGCTGCAAGTAGAGCAAAACCCTACCTCATACCCAAAACAACAGAACCCTAGATCAATTTTTGGGGAAGGTACACAAgagcaaaaccctaattcaattTTTCTCACCACCTTTATCAAGGCTCAAGACCCATAA
- the LOC126608594 gene encoding uncharacterized protein LOC126608594 — protein MSTLAAARADNFYYPPEWSPKKGSLNKFNGQHALRERARKLDQGILIIRFEMPYHIWCGGCNSMIAKGVRFNAEKKQVGNYYSTKIWSFTMKSPCCKQEIVIQTDPKNCKYVIISGATQKNEEFDIEDAETFELPADEERGKLADPFYRLEHQEEDLQKKKEAEPVLVRLQRISDDRHLDDYSLNKALRAKLRSQKKRVAEEEATSRKMGLGIRLLPVAEEDAAAASLVKFVSKFEKNRKNKQALINAASIFPGSSGSSMSNKKSLELQSKRRRISAGAASNLLTGGFKPSSWSQNSVSSGKQNGTSVKVRRF, from the exons ATG TCTACACTTGCAGCTGCTAGGGCAGACAACTTTTATTATCCCCCAGAATGGTCGCCAAAGAAG GGTTCCTTGAACAAGTTCAATGGTCAACATGCTCTGAGGGAGAGAGCAAGGAAATTGGATCAGGGGATTTTGATTATAAG GTTCGAGATGCCTTATCATATATGGTGCGGTGGTTGCAATTCTATGATTGCAAAGGGTGTTCGTTTTAATGCAGAAAAAAAGCAAGTTGGAAATTACTATTCTACAAAG ATATGGAGCTTTACCATGAAGTCTCCATGCTGCAAACAAGAGATTGTTATTCAGACAGATCCAAAGAATTGCAAATATGTGATTATTAGTGGGGCCACGCAGAAGAATGAGGAATTCGACATTGAGGATGCGGAAACCTTTGAACTTCCTGCTGATGAAG AAAGAGGAAAGCTTGCAGATCCATTTTATCGACTTGAACACCAAGAAGAGGAtttgcaaaagaagaaagaagccgAGCCAGTACTTGTTCGCCTACAGCGAATTTCTGATGACAGGCATTTAGATGACTACTCCCTCAACAAGGCCCTCAGAGCCAAACTTAGA tCTCAAAAGAAAAGAGTTGCGGAAGAAGAGGCTACTTCAAGGAAGATGGGTCTCGGTATACGACTGCTTCCAGTGGCAGAGGAGGATGCTGCTGCTGCGTCACTTGTGAAGTTCGTTTCCAAGTTTGAAAAGAATCGGAAGAATAAGCAAGCACTAATCAACGCTGCTTCAATTTTTCCTGGCTCATCTGGGAGTTCTATGTCGAATAAGAAGAGTTTGGAACTACAATCtaagagaagaagaataagTGCTGGTGCTGCGTCCAACTTACTTACAGGGGGGTTCAAGCCATCATCGTGGTCTCAGAATTCGGTTTCTTCAGGCAAGCAAAATGGAACGTCAGTCAAAGTGAGACGCTTCTAG